A genome region from Primulina eburnea isolate SZY01 chromosome 9, ASM2296580v1, whole genome shotgun sequence includes the following:
- the LOC140841761 gene encoding 14-3-3-like protein 16R yields MAPQREEYVYNAKLAEQAERYEEMVEFMEKVVVAVEGDELTAEERNLLSVAYKNVIGARRASWRIISSIEQKEESRGNHSHVSSIKTYRSKIESELSSICHGILKLLDSKLIGSAANSDSKVFYLKMKGDYHRYEAEFKTGSGRKEAAENTLSAYQAAQDIATAELTPTHPIRLGLALNFSVFHYEILNSPEKACSLAKQAFDDAIGELDTLGEESYKDSTLIMQLLRDNLTLWTSDMQDDAPDEIMLASKPDKE; encoded by the exons ATGGCGCCTCAGCGGGAGGAATACGTCTACAATGCCAAGCTTGCTGAGCAAGCCGAACGATACGAAGAGATGGTTGAattcatggagaaagtcgtcgtCGCCGTTGAAGGTGATGAACTCACCGCCGAGGAGCGTAACCTCCTCTCCGTCGCATACAAGAATGTCATCGGAGCTCGACGCGCCTCGTGGAGGATCATTTCCTCCATTGAGCAGAAAGAGGAGAGCCGCGGCAACCACAGCCATGTCTCTTCCATTAAAACCTACAGATCTAAGATCGAATCTGAGCTCTCATCAATTTGCCATGGAATTCTGAAGCTACTCGACTCCAAACTCATCGGATCTGCTGCCAACAGCGATTCCAAGGTGTTCTACTTGAAGATGAAAGGAGATTATCATCGCTACGAGGCGGAGTTTAAGACTGGATCCGGGCGAAAAGAAGCCGCAGAGAACACGCTGTCTGCTTATCAAGCCGCTCAG GACATTGCTACTGCTGAACTTACCCCAACTCATCCCATCAGGCTTGGGCTGGCGCTCAACTTCTCGGTCTTTCACTATGAGATTTTGAATTCTCCTGAAAAAGCTTGTAGTCTGGCAAAACAG GCCTTTGATGATGCTATTGGTGAGCTGGACACACTTGGAGAGGAATCATACAAGGATAGCACTTTGATAATGCAGCTTCTCCGTGACAATCTTACTTTGTGGACTTCGGATATGCAG GATGATGCTCCTGATGAGATCATGCTGGCATCGAAGCCCGACAAGGAGTAG